A window of Coffea eugenioides isolate CCC68of unplaced genomic scaffold, Ceug_1.0 ScVebR1_2031;HRSCAF=2989, whole genome shotgun sequence genomic DNA:
ACCACCATGGTATAGGCCAGCTCTGCATTGACAAGTAAGTATATATTTGGATAAAAATAAAGTTAATCTCAACTGGGACAACTCTAGGCTTactattccaaataaaaataataatcgTTTCAGTTGgaagaatttttttctttttactatTGAAAGTTAAGCCTAATATGTGCATCAAGAAAACATGAAAAACAAGGTGAAAAGAAGAAAGTGATCTAGGATAACAAGGTAACCTACCTGGGGCCATGTAACCAAAGGTGCCTGCAATGACTGTTTGATTTGATGAATCAAGTTCCAAAATCCTCGCAGTTCCAAAGTCAGAAAGAGTTGCTTCGAGCTGTGAATTCAAAAGAATGTTGTTGCTTGATACATCCCTGTGAATGATTGGCGGATCACAATCGTGATGCAAGTAGGACAACGCACTGGCAATGCCCTTGATCAAATTCACTCTTTTAATCCAGTCCAGCTCCATAGCTTCAGTTTCATCTCTCAAGATACAAAACAAGCTTCCTCTGTCCATATACTCATAAATCAGAAACATGCATCGCTTGTGCAGACAGAATCCGAAGAGCTTTACAATGTTCCTGTGCCTGATTTTAGATAGCATGTCGGCTTCATTCCTAAAGCTCTTGTCAAAATTTGGATTCTCGCCTTCCAAACGGTTAAGCTTTTTCAAAGCCACTACTTTCCCACTTGGCAACCGTGCTCTGTATACAGAGCCATACCCCCCTGTCCCGATGCAATAACTGACATCAAAATCGTTTGTTGCTTTAATTATGTCTTCATAAGCCATATGTCCATCATAGTTCCATATTCTGAAAATGTCTCCATGTTTATTGTTCATCAGCTCAACTTCCACTTTCTTGACTTTGGTTCTGTGGAAGATATAAAGCACTAATCCGCCAATTAATGAGAACACCAAGAAGGGCACGCCAAGACCTATGATGTAGTATGGGGGGTGATGTCTGTGATTTTTCATAACACAAGGAGAAATGCCACAAAGAGTGGAAGGGCAACGCAAGTCTGGATTGCCGGCAAAATTTTCTGAACCAAACTGATTGACAAGCTCACACGGAAGCTCACCTTCCAAAGCATTATAGGACAGGTCGACGTTGCCCAGTCGCAGAAGAGACGAGGGGACAGTGCCAGAGAGAATATTGTGGGAAAGATTGAAATACAAAAAGTACACCTCGGATTTAAGAATGTGATCCCCAAATTGGGTAAGAATTGAGCCAGTAAGTTGGTTTGAGGAAAGATCTAGAAATCTTAGAGAATATATATCGGAAAGTTGAAGGGGTATGGAACCACTTATTTGGTTAGAAGAGAGGTCCAAAGAAAACAGAGTATTTAGATTGCCAAGGGTCGGAGGGATTTGTCCAGTCAGCCGGTTGGACCCAAggacaagaaatttcaaaatttttaaatttcctATTTCAGAGGGAATTGAACCATAAATAAGATTCAAGTGAATGTCTAATTGGGAAAGATTTGTCAAATTAAAAAGAGCTGAAGGAATTGTCCCATTGAAGTGGTTACTGCTGAGGTTAAGGGAGTCAAGGTTGGATAATTGTCCAAGAGTTGGAGGGATACTGCCAGAAAATCTACTGTTACTCAAGTCTAATTCAACTAAATTCTTCAAATTTCCTATTTCTTTTGGGAGAAATCCTCCCATTGAGGGATTTGAGTGAATGTATAGTCGGGAAAGATTTGTCAAATTAAAAAGAGCTGAAGGAATCGTTCCATTGAAATGGTTATTGCTGAGGTCAAGGGAGTCAAGGTTGGACAATTGTCCAAAAGTTTGAGGGATGCTGCCAGAAAATCTACTGTTACTCAAGTCTAATTTAGTTAAACTCTTCAAATTTCCTATTTCTTCTGGGAGAAATCCTCCAATTTTGGGATTCGAGTGAATGTCTAGCCAAAAAAGATTTGTCAAATTAAAAAGAGTTGAAGGAATTATCCCACTGAAGTGGTTATTGCTGAGGTCCAGGAATTCTAGATTGGACAATTGGCCAAGAGTGGGTGGGATGGGACCAAAAAAGGAATTGTAGCTCAAGTTTAGAGTAACCAAATTTGTCAAGTTTGCGATGGAGGAGGGAATAAAGCCCTCGATAAAATTATTCGACAAAGTGAGATAGGTGAGATTGGAGAGTGCACCTATTTGATGTGGGATGGCTCCGTGAAGTCCATTTCCAATGAGATCTAGACTAACCAGGTTCGGAAAAGAAGAGAAGCTGAAATTTGTCAACTCATCTAGAATTCCGTAGTTTCGAAGTAGTATGTCGGTAACACTACCAGCATCGTTGCAAATGATACCATACCAATAGCAATGGGCAGAGACGTTTGTTGCAGTAGTAGTGTCTCCCCACCAGCCACTCTTGCGCAGTGCTTCAGCTTCCAATAAATTCACAGCAGACTCCTTTGCTGCTCCTGCAATTGCTACTGGTGCGATAGGCAGTATCATGAGAAGAACAAATCCGCTGCATACAACATCCATCGATGCTCTATTACCATGAAAGACCGCAATTAAGATAAGATAGATGAAATGTAAGCGCCCGCCCTGATTAAGTAGTCTGGATTGAAAGACTCGCACTTAAAATGCAGTGCAGTCAGCACTCAGCAGTGTTTGTGGCCTTCCGCATTTGAATGGTACGCTGTGTGGAATTTCTCGTGAAAATGCCACGCAATTGGCTATATTGACCGTTCTTATTGGGAAGGAAAAGAATTATAGTTAGAATTGGACTCTTAACAAGTGGCATACGGTTCTACTAAATTGAACTTCAACTGAATTGGCAGCCTTTGTCAAAAGCGGTTCAATCAGAAGGAAATTACTCacaacccttaaaaaaattttaaaaacacacCCCATCATCTTCACATGGTTCTCCAATCTAATTATTGCTCTTTGTGCtaaagagaaaattataaatTCTAAGGACAGAtttccattttaaaaaaaatctaattgtAGCTCAGATATATAAGGCTTAGTCTGTGAGTTTagcagattaaaaaaaaagaaagaagaacggacaatttaagttatgataaaaaggaaaagaagtacTAGAACTTCTTTCGTTTTTGTTGTTTGAGATTAGCGAGAAAGGGAGCAAATTAGTAATGTTTCGGTCCTAAAAGTACATTTTGCTGCCAGTAATTCAATACCTTTTTAGTATCTCTTTTGCCTTCTATGGGCAATCAAATTCATGACATTTGCGTACATGTGAACACTAAGACATTTGAGTTTAAGCTGTAATGATCCTTCTTTTGCATTTCTATAGATTTAGTTAAAATGTGCAACACGAAATACAACATTTGATGATATAGTAATAATTGGTACAATGTGTAGACCAGCACAATCTTCATATTTTGTCAATGATTCTTTTGTTGATAAAATTTAGACAccaattttgaaattttaattgcATGGTTATTCGTTTAACAGGTACAGATGCGAAATTCAATTTTAACTAAACTGGTAAATTTTACCCAAATTCAACAAAAGCGGTACAGTTAAAAGGAAATTACTCGCAAGGGTCTAAGTATTTTGGAGGTCATGGCAGGGAAAAGGGCAATCCAAAGGGCAATACACATTTCACGCCCTTGTGGTTTAGCGCTTTTTCAAATAACTCTCTTGcagtttgaaaaattatatatgACTCACTCATAATTTGAATTAAACTGTCAAAGTTACAGAATTTGCATTCTATAATGGAGtcaactaaaatgtcaaaagtacccttttgtgaagttggaaattattaattaatctCAGAggggttatgtatatattttgaaaactataaggagttatatagtaaaatataaaaattataaggggttatataataaaatataaaatcataaaGGGTTAAAGTGCCATACATATtaagtttatatattttggtcaattcaaccactttagtttttaaacaagaATATTCTTGATATTTCCTTGGCTTCTGTTACAGAAGATCATTTTCGTTACTTTGACAATTTAGTTTAAATTATGAGGAGGTTATGTATATCTTTTAAAACTACTGAGAGAGTTATatgaaaaattattaaaccacgTAGAGGTAAAGTGTATTTTACCCTTAtcggaaagaaaaggaaaaacaaagcctggtcaagaaacaaaaaagccTTCCCCGTGTTTAAGTCCCGCAGAAAAGTCTTCTAAGAAATTTTGCACAACAATTGCAGTGAACTTGACTCTCAAATGTGAAATCAAATCAAGGCCGGAAAGAACACGTTACAAGCCTTCCTTGGTCCCCTAAGACGCAGATTGGAAAGACCTTGACTTGGAATTAGCAGACCTTTAAACTGACGCTACCTCAGAAAGAATTTGACGGGAATTAGCTGAAATATCAATGTCACTGTTACTTAAGCACTAAAACAAATAATGGGCATAAAATCATAAAggaattatatgaataaatgtAAAAATCACTCGAGAATTAAGTGAATATTCATGCAAAGTATTGATGATTTAGTGGACATTATCATTTCATCACACATATTTGTTGAGGGCATCTAGTTCAATTGCCGTTACTAATGGTGTTTTCCATCCCTTTTTCACTTTATATAGAACTGCAAGAGAATTATgtggaaattttaaaattttaagagGTCACGTGGTAATATATAAAATTACAAGGgggttatatgtaatttatcctaaaaataattatcaaaattcCAAGATCCTAAATAAGAAGCCAAGAAGGATAAATTATTGACTACCATCTTGTGCATTTGCATAATACCATATGATCCCTTTGAGGTTTTAAAATATccacataacccccttatgattttatGTGAAGGGGAAGTTTGATGAAAAATAGTCTTCATAACATGTTAGATATAATGATAATATTGTCCTTATTTCAAGCACTAAATTGAATAAGGGTCTAATAACTTTTCATAAAGTTATAAGAGGATTGTGTAGATAAATACGAAACTAGAGCAGATTAAGTGGATATTTATACAAAACTATAGAGGAGTTAAGtggattttataattttattatcaaacataCTTTCGAAACACCATGTCTCGGTCAATCATCGTAAACGAAGATGCTTTCAATCCATTTTTCATTGTACATAATGTCATAGGAGATTATGTaagtattttgaaattttaaaggAGGTCATGTCATATTACGCAAAAATACAAGGGATTGAGCAATTTGCCCAAATAGGAGAAGCCAAATTTTGTACATCTGTAAAACTACTATAATATGATTCAGAGAGAAACTTCTAGGCTATGTATAGTTTTTTTCCATGAAAGTAAAATGCACTGTAAACGTAagagggaaaggaaaaaattaaaagaaattccACCTTTTCACTATCTAAGAAACTTTTACCATCAATGGACTTAAAACAAATAAGCTATATCTTTGTTGAACTATTTGTACTTGAAGTTGGGGCTCTATCTGAGAAGTTGCACACAAGACCCGAGTGAAAGACCGACTTTGATTCTCGAAAGCAGAATGAGATCAAAGGCCGAAAAAGACAGCTTTGCGAGTGTTCCAAATTACAACGCGTAATAAAATGTCCATGTCGGTTAATAGATTCGAAGGACCTTGACTTGATTGTAAATGCAAGACTTTAAATCCAAGCTAACCCAGGCTACTTGATTCATGCAATTGACTTGAAATGCTATAGAAGGAATTAGCCACTTCATTTAGTAAAAAAGAGTAAATTCCTCGACCGACTCCTAAAGCGATCCATCACTTTTATACACTTTTAACCCCCAAATTATATTATATGTTATTTAAACACTTAGACAAGTTAGTTTAAGTTTTTGGCCATTCTATCAACTTTTGCTATTTGACCTGACAGAATGGAGGGGCAAAGGGGCGAAATTATCCGTTCACATATTTGAGCAGGAGAATACACTTCTAAGCCGCCcaacatatatattatatactACTCATATTTAGAGAGTTGTAAACGAGTCCAGTCGAGAGTCGAGTATCTCATGTTTGAATTCTGTTTGTTAAGTTATTCGAACAAAACTCATGTTCATTCGATAATATTCGAAATCCAAATCTGTGTTGGTGTTCGATTCGTTAAGAAAATCCTAGTTAGAATTCGACCCGTTTAATATAACCGAGCCGTTCACAAACAATGAAACACATGTTTGCGATCAATTAAATATGGAATTAGGAATATAATATTAACCataaattttgtaaaatgacaATTAGGTCCATGTTCATGAACGAACTCGTGTTCATTCGATTACTTATCAAACCAAAATATTTGTTCGAATTCGACTCATATAAAATTTCGAACGAGTCTAAACGGGCCAAGCTAATGAACAGTTCAgttcgtttaacagctctaCTTATATTTCTCTTCTTCTCATGAGACTGTCAAAACAATGTCAAAGAAAGTGCTAGtactttctctcctttttcttgtttctttttcgcTGCTAAATTCACAAACTAAGCCTTGTATGCTAAAATTTACTGTTAAtctcatttttaaaatttgcccTTGGATTTTCCCTTTAGCACAAAAGAGGACACCCATTGGATTTGTAAAGCATATGAGGATGATGGAGAATGTTCTTAAATAAGAAAAAGGTTATGAATAATTTCTGTTTAACTGTACCACTTTTTCTTAAATCTTGGCAAAGGTTACCAATTTATTTGAATTTCGATTGGGTAGAATTGTATACGTATCTGATAAAAGTccttttctaaaaaaatatgTCAGTTCAAAGAACCctgtttggattgccattttctGCCAGAAAATTGCACCGtgttccgtgatcacatttccctattaccttttttcctcacatacatcaaatcgctacagtaatttttccatggaaaatgacggaaaatgcaatccaaatgGGGCTAATTAATGAATCATTCTCTTTCTGAGAAGTGTCTAAACTGCATTTGCCTTTTAAGAACAATCAACATAGTTGAATAGAAACCTTTCAGCCCGATAAATTTGACTGGTTTTTGAAACTTGAAAGATGTGACTTTGAGCAATGCCCATTAACCAGTAATCAATGCTAAACAATCCCTCCAATCACAGGTTTAAGCTTACGAATTGTGAAAAAAGATGAGTATATCTTATGTGTTACTaattattcaaataaataaaaaaatcattCTTGGGACCAAAATATCGAGGAGACAAGAAAATCCTGATCAACAAGATTATTATAACCAATCAATTCACCGGGGGAGATGTGAATGTGTACATGATCTAGGGACTTTAGAGTAATTATACAGAGTGTGTTTTGTTTTAATGGCATTTCTAACAAATTACACACAACAATTCTAGTGGTACACATTAAAACATGTATGTCATGGTGCTTGTTTAATTGTCCATATCAAGTCATTAAATCCATACTACCATGGAATACTCAAATtgttcttccttctttctttttaatgtCCAGGATTGACAAGCTACGTCTTATATCTAagatttacaattttttttttgggttttagaaATCTGCTCTTAGAAGTTAGAATTTATTCTTTAGTACAAAGAGAGCAATAATTAGATTTAAGAACCATATGAGGGTGaagtaaatttttaaaattttttggtagaaaaaaaaaaagttgctagcagtggcggagccagaaaaaaatCTCAATGGGGgcaaaaataacactaaaattttttatctgcttttttttctagttttttaagccaaaaaaaaaaaatcaccaacaAGTGCAAATGATACGtatattccatgaaaaacataaaaagacaaactcaaaattattaatataataataattttatttaaaaaacaaactaaactatttacaattgtTCACGAcgagttttcatattttaataACTGTTTACGACTTTCTCATTTTGAATTTCACgaagtatatttttctcaatataagtaactaaataattattcaTCCAAGTCTCTTCCATTTTATTTCgtaactgtgacagccccaccttcccctaaagcgaaccaaagaggttagcgaactgccggcccaactctcgtcaggactaacgGTTGGTGATAGAGCGAGTTAATACATTCTGGAACTTACCAACacgggtaaacaaatcaaaatgtcaaaattaaaaaaaaatgaaaccgaagtcgactatgaatagtaaccgacccgtcaaaacccaaccaaatatcaagcaaacattcacatcttgaatttagcatttacaagccaaagtggcatacaaaagtattcaaaagtgaatacatgtctggtttgccaagtcaaaagggaaacggtcccaaaagtacatttatggtttcaatacatgagctatacaaaagatatgttcaactagctcaatttagcagtcaattgtcaaatccagtccaaaagtatttattttcctgtaagaaaaataaaaaggaatagaaaggggtgagcttgtgCTCAAttaggtaccaaacatatagcagtaaaatcatggcatttcacatttaacaaatcaggtacacatgccagatgtaaagtaaaggaaccaatgattcaaaccagaaggatacaggtggctctcaggagccaaattcccattagcatcatcgaaacttgatcgaaataatagttgacactccgtcaacgctaaaggagtaaccaataccgtagactccattttcttcgattccttccacctcacataccccaccgggcccaaaatccaatcagatcagaaatgataatactcgagtatacccggaatcaagggtctcaatacccaaagatcccaaaacagactaccgtggttcgttatctaatcgaccaatcccttgccggcccgactcgagtaactggccacaggtgttgagctcagaggtcacagaaaggtcgttggacacaagcttccaaatgacgtcagaacagatacagatccagatacagataacagatacagatacagatacagatagcagattcagatacgcgttcaaaattggcatatgaatagaccagagaacgagtgtgataaagtacaccctcgcctctcttttatcaaaacagtatttggctccaacagtcataaatcaaatattcagatattcagatatttcacataacgggtagcaggtagtgaaacactcaccggggtcagtacagatacctcccaaaagagagatttaatcaccaagaaaccctaaaataatccaaggaaaacaattgaaggttcctctttcaaaaatcgagtatacagaatgcacatgtaaggctcgactaccagttgtatgcctcgccaaataatgattaaagcaagggtgcaaaacatgaatttttggaaacgaaaaggtaacatgaaaacctaggctcaaacaacccaaaatccttcgctcaaatcacaagtaaatccaactagccttcaagtaaaatttcggcagcatatcccttgtgtttacctattttccagccatcatggcttcattatttcctcaaatcagtcccaacatctcgtacaaaaataatctcattcccaaaagccgttcactaggcttaatggcattcaagtacaaaatttagctaggaattgaccggatatgaaagtcaagccctaaactattcaaataaacacaataagactcgattacaagtcataaaccaattctacatactaccaaaacagggttccctaaatatacacaaacaatagaggaaaccagaaaaatccggaaatgatttagttttaaccctgaaaaaacagtttttgacctcattttgcggtaatggcaccaaaggcactacgattatcggctgaaggtacaagacccaccgtttcgaagctaaatgatagggctacaatattgcagaaggtcactcaacccagtttcgagtgtaactaggtcaaaattgcaatctactacaccagaatcacaaaaacagattcacagaacacattctagcggaaacatcataaatcaggctatccaagtccaaatccagaaattccaaaaccaactgaaagctaagaaacagggctacatttcatcatgagacctcaacaaccaattcggaagcaatcccagccaaaacaaccaattacaggcgcaattcttacattcgggtaaaaccaggacagcaatagtaatttcaacttttctcattttacactactccgattgatctgaaattttgtaggcacctctaaaatgtcattccctataactttcatgttttaaaccaaggccaattcggcctctatctatgagctaaaaattcgggcagaatgctccctaaccaaaacctaattttctgaaatttcttcaaaaccagaaattggctgtaattaatcactttttccacctcctagagtcattatataccatttccaatcatcatagataaccacacaatcatgcttatactaaaacagaaaaatctccaaaaataataaaacttaatcacttcaaccacaaatcaagaaataatccataatattgcatctcatactaccgctaatcatgatttaagcatcaattaagggaggagggtggttcttcacaactcaccttagaaacaagagagagagagcaataggtcctcttagctttccaaataactccacaaatcaactcactaacactaattgaagaggttttatggaaggaattcaagattaaacggttagtttgtgagattgggcaagattggagcaagaaacttggaagcttttctttcttttcttgtaggaagaggttcggccaagaggaagacaaaaatgaggaatttttggtgaatttttgatttatttggtcaatggtaagaaaatgaatagtcgtcttacaagttcctccaatcaaattgtgacacttgtcacttatttaatgcaagtctatcactttgttccctctcacatcaatccaaataacttcctctaattatctcttaacacccggtaaattaaacccaatatccgaaacttaatctagttggccgaatttttccgaacttttcgcacaagtgggtcccacgtccggtatacgctttTCATtcctcaaaatctattcgatattagaaaaatcatctaaaaactatatttactcataaaaattatctagaaaattttccagatacagaaagtgcagaaaacaagccattgaagataagaaaacctagaaagataataaaacctagaaaatggaaaagttacgggttctcacactctctcccccttaaagaaatttcgccctcgaaattttcttatcaccggaatctatcaaaatcaaggtacccaacggaccatgtcaggatcaagcgc
This region includes:
- the LOC113756171 gene encoding probable leucine-rich repeat receptor-like protein kinase At1g35710; amino-acid sequence: MDVVCSGFVLLMILPIAPVAIAGAAKESAVNLLEAEALRKSGWWGDTTTATNVSAHCYWYGIICNDAGSVTDILLRNYGILDELTNFSFSSFPNLVSLDLIGNGLHGAIPHQIGALSNLTYLTLSNNFIEGFIPSSIANLTNLVTLNLSYNSFFGPIPPTLGQLSNLEFLDLSNNHFSGIIPSTLFNLTNLFWLDIHSNPKIGGFLPEEIGNLKSLTKLDLSNSRFSGSIPQTFGQLSNLDSLDLSNNHFNGTIPSALFNLTNLSRLYIHSNPSMGGFLPKEIGNLKNLVELDLSNSRFSGSIPPTLGQLSNLDSLNLSSNHFNGTIPSALFNLTNLSQLDIHLNLIYGSIPSEIGNLKILKFLVLGSNRLTGQIPPTLGNLNTLFSLDLSSNQISGSIPLQLSDIYSLRFLDLSSNQLTGSILTQFGDHILKSEVYFLYFNLSHNILSGTVPSSLLRLGNVDLSYNALEGELPCELVNQFGSENFAGNPDLRCPSTLCGISPCVMKNHRHHPPYYIIGLGVPFLVFSLIGGLVLYIFHRTKVKKVEVELMNNKHGDIFRIWNYDGHMAYEDIIKATNDFDVSYCIGTGGYGSVYRARLPSGKVVALKKLNRLEGENPNFDKSFRNEADMLSKIRHRNIVKLFGFCLHKRCMFLIYEYMDRGSLFCILRDETEAMELDWIKRVNLIKGIASALSYLHHDCDPPIIHRDVSSNNILLNSQLEATLSDFGTARILELDSSNQTVIAGTFGYMAPELAYTMVVTEKSDVYSFGVVVLETLFGKHPQEFLSSFSSQPNEPIMLKDLLDARLPPPTNPLVVRNVVVATALALDCINANPKCRPTMQQVVNRFEVGRRESTRPLHTIAVNQLVSPPVLSLPDQTYTDGQVV